Proteins encoded in a region of the Elizabethkingia bruuniana genome:
- a CDS encoding glycosyltransferase family 2 protein, producing MKETQTLHVKKNVVSKSALIRQKGDFVPVKKGRFGTIEYGILAVTFILLFSSIYAVYLLQPEFEHLHWEQMNSSIGVVVIGTGLFLLSIAVCFLVYLLVLYLRYKPVTSVSDDQLPTCTIIVPAYNEGKLVYETLHSLASSDYPEEKVQIIAVDDGSKDDTWAWIKKAKEELGDRVMAYQQPRNMGKRHALHRGFQLGTGEIFITVDSDSIVKKDTLRNMTSPFVVNKKCGGVAGNVRVLNNEKELIPRMLNVNFVFSFEFVRSAQSMLGSVMCTPGALAAYRREQVMNCLDEWVNQTFMGRPSDIGEDRAMTNMILKQGYHILFQRNAYVYTNIPKRYKNLYKMFIRWERSNVRENIMMSKFAFGDFREGPKVGTRILLCMQWLKLVMSYPLMLLMLWFIINHTMLFISSTLLGILIFSSVQAFFFAKRNKNTPEAFWAYTYSIFYAFTLFWITPYAIATASKSGWLTRELAVKES from the coding sequence ATGAAAGAAACACAAACACTACACGTTAAGAAGAATGTTGTATCAAAATCAGCATTAATTCGCCAGAAAGGAGATTTTGTACCCGTCAAAAAGGGGAGGTTTGGAACTATAGAGTATGGTATCCTTGCAGTGACGTTTATATTGTTGTTCAGTTCAATATATGCCGTATATTTATTACAACCAGAGTTCGAACACCTGCACTGGGAACAAATGAACAGTTCCATCGGGGTTGTAGTCATAGGAACAGGCTTATTTCTTTTAAGTATTGCTGTATGCTTTTTGGTTTATTTGTTGGTTTTATATCTACGATACAAACCTGTTACCTCAGTATCGGACGATCAGCTGCCTACCTGTACAATTATTGTTCCTGCTTATAACGAAGGAAAGCTCGTATATGAGACACTTCATAGCTTAGCGAGCAGTGATTATCCGGAGGAAAAGGTACAGATTATTGCTGTGGACGATGGCAGTAAAGATGATACCTGGGCATGGATTAAGAAAGCCAAAGAAGAACTGGGTGACAGAGTAATGGCTTATCAGCAGCCCCGAAATATGGGGAAAAGACATGCCTTACACCGTGGATTTCAGTTGGGTACCGGGGAAATATTTATTACCGTAGATAGTGATTCTATTGTAAAAAAAGATACACTCCGTAATATGACAAGCCCGTTTGTGGTAAACAAAAAATGTGGTGGAGTAGCAGGTAATGTACGTGTATTGAATAATGAGAAGGAACTGATCCCAAGAATGCTTAATGTAAACTTTGTATTCAGTTTTGAATTTGTACGTTCTGCACAAAGTATGCTTGGATCGGTAATGTGTACGCCCGGAGCTTTGGCAGCATATCGCAGAGAGCAGGTAATGAACTGCCTGGATGAATGGGTGAACCAGACATTTATGGGACGTCCGTCTGATATAGGAGAGGACAGAGCTATGACGAATATGATCCTGAAACAAGGTTATCATATCTTATTCCAGAGAAATGCATATGTATATACGAATATTCCTAAACGATATAAAAACTTGTATAAGATGTTTATCCGTTGGGAACGTAGTAATGTGCGTGAAAATATAATGATGAGCAAGTTTGCTTTTGGTGATTTCCGTGAAGGGCCAAAAGTAGGAACCAGAATATTATTGTGCATGCAATGGCTAAAACTGGTTATGTCTTATCCACTAATGTTATTAATGCTATGGTTTATCATTAATCATACCATGTTATTCATTAGCTCAACATTGTTAGGAATACTGATTTTCTCCAGTGTACAGGCTTTCTTCTTTGCGAAGAGAAATAAAAATACACCCGAGGCATTTTGGGCATATACCTATAGTATTTTCTACGCCTTTACGCTATTCTGGATCACACCATACGCTATTGCCACAGCAAGTAAAAGTGGCTGGCTGACCCGTGAACTGGCAGTGAAGGAATCATAA
- a CDS encoding nucleotide sugar dehydrogenase: protein MNNHRIAVIGQGYVGLPLALEFAKHFPVYGFDINTDRVKELNSGKDHTLEADLTLLSKVINEAQNSDFSKGYIASASLDTIKDANIYIVTVPTPIDKFNAPDLGPLLSATKMLAEILKKGDIVIYESTVYPGCTEEDCVPVLENISGLKYNEDFFVGYSPERINPGDKVNTLTTIKKVTSGSTPEIAEIVDTLYKKIIKAGTHKAANIKVAEASKAIENAQRDINISFVNELALIFDRVGIDTNDVLEAAGTKFNFLKYKPGLVGGHCISVDPYYLAHKASQLGYHPQVILSGRRVNNSMAEFIASKVVKLMIKKEISISNANVLILGITFKENCPDVRNTKVVDVYKELEEYGLHVDMYDPWADRDEVKQKYKINMLENIDYNKKYDTIVLAVSHDEFLTLDLNSLRKETSVVFDIKAKLDRDIVDARL from the coding sequence ATGAACAATCACCGAATAGCTGTTATAGGACAAGGATATGTAGGATTACCACTAGCACTGGAATTTGCAAAACATTTTCCAGTATACGGATTCGACATTAATACAGACAGGGTAAAAGAGCTTAATTCCGGAAAAGATCACACACTGGAAGCAGACCTTACATTGCTTTCCAAAGTGATTAATGAGGCTCAAAATTCTGATTTTTCTAAAGGCTATATTGCTTCCGCTTCACTGGACACTATTAAGGATGCAAATATCTATATAGTAACCGTTCCAACACCTATTGATAAATTTAATGCTCCGGATTTAGGACCATTGCTAAGTGCAACCAAAATGCTGGCAGAGATTTTAAAGAAAGGAGACATCGTAATCTATGAATCTACAGTATATCCTGGTTGTACAGAGGAAGACTGTGTACCTGTTCTGGAAAATATCTCAGGATTAAAATACAATGAAGATTTCTTTGTAGGTTACTCACCTGAAAGAATTAATCCGGGAGATAAAGTAAATACACTTACAACTATAAAGAAAGTAACATCAGGCTCCACTCCTGAGATCGCTGAAATAGTAGATACACTCTATAAAAAAATTATAAAGGCAGGAACTCACAAAGCTGCAAATATAAAAGTTGCCGAAGCCTCTAAAGCTATTGAAAATGCACAAAGAGATATCAATATTTCTTTTGTCAATGAGCTGGCTTTGATATTCGACAGAGTTGGAATTGATACCAATGATGTACTTGAAGCTGCAGGTACAAAGTTCAACTTCTTAAAATATAAACCAGGCCTGGTTGGTGGGCACTGTATCTCTGTAGACCCATATTATCTGGCACACAAAGCTTCTCAGCTAGGTTATCACCCTCAGGTTATCCTTAGTGGAAGAAGAGTTAACAACTCTATGGCTGAATTTATTGCTTCAAAAGTTGTAAAATTGATGATAAAAAAGGAGATTTCTATAAGCAATGCTAATGTTCTGATTCTGGGAATTACTTTCAAAGAAAACTGCCCGGATGTCCGAAATACCAAAGTAGTAGACGTATACAAAGAGTTGGAAGAATATGGTCTGCATGTAGATATGTACGATCCATGGGCAGACCGAGATGAAGTGAAACAGAAGTATAAAATCAATATGCTTGAGAATATAGACTACAACAAAAAGTATGATACCATTGTTTTAGCAGTATCACACGATGAGTTTCTGACACTAGATTTAAATAGCTTAAGAAAAGAAACATCGGTTGTATTCGACATAAAAGCAAAACTGGACAGAGATATTGTAGATGCGAGGCTGTAA
- a CDS encoding Crp/Fnr family transcriptional regulator: MFDQFRDKFRLDDEKWNRYLNYFNKVKVPAKTILLNEGEVSKKLFFIEKGCIRVCFNHDGKDITSQFFFEENVVASIESFRKNIPSPTTLETIEPSTLWWIHKDDLNSMLEEIKEIPYLRDLFIDKIFDRTFDYMKYFISSIKYTPQQRYLDLIRERPEIIQRVPQHYIASYLGITTVHLSRIKNKLLKNKE, from the coding sequence ATGTTCGATCAATTCAGAGATAAATTTCGGTTAGACGACGAAAAGTGGAACAGGTATCTTAATTATTTTAATAAGGTGAAAGTCCCTGCTAAAACCATACTTCTAAACGAGGGTGAGGTTTCAAAGAAACTTTTCTTCATCGAAAAAGGCTGTATCAGAGTATGCTTCAATCATGATGGAAAAGATATTACTTCACAATTCTTTTTTGAAGAAAATGTCGTAGCATCTATTGAGAGCTTTAGAAAAAATATCCCAAGTCCTACCACCCTGGAAACAATAGAACCAAGTACGCTATGGTGGATACACAAGGATGATTTAAACAGTATGCTGGAGGAAATTAAAGAAATTCCGTATTTGAGAGATCTATTTATCGATAAAATATTCGACCGGACATTTGACTATATGAAATATTTTATTTCATCTATAAAATATACACCACAACAGCGTTATCTTGACCTGATAAGAGAAAGACCCGAAATTATACAACGTGTCCCACAGCATTACATTGCTTCTTATCTGGGTATTACAACAGTACATTTAAGCCGTATAAAAAATAAGCTACTTAAAAATAAAGAATAG
- a CDS encoding sulfatase-like hydrolase/transferase has protein sequence MKNTVRCALIILFTISFSNARAQKQPNIIVVLTDDMGYADIGAYGNPVIKTPFLDRMSRNGLMATNYVVSSPTCTPSRASLLTGRYSSRYDLPWPIAPGSKQGLPDDEVTIAEMLKSNGYNTGMVGKWHLGDQKAENKPNGQGFDFYYGILYSHDYKAPYVNTDIPIRMFRNIKVEIEKPADSLLTRLYTKESINYIRQQKKDKPFFLYLAHNMPHLPVYYAAQSSALKNKKGGALGAVITEMDEGLAAIWKVLEEKGMADNTIFVFSSDNGPWTNFPERMEGDGVTIASHVGSAGVFRGSKAWSYEGGARVPFIVYWKNKIKPGTVLTSAISNLDLLPTIAKWTNSPLPTNRELDGQDISQLLESKVKESAYSHRPIFIVNGSTKPEAVKYGNWKYREVPDLKHPRTGAIVPATTELFNLDEDPKESVNLITKYPEKVKEMKQIFDSFKAVGK, from the coding sequence ATGAAGAATACTGTACGTTGTGCTTTAATCATTCTTTTTACTATTTCATTTTCCAATGCCAGAGCTCAGAAGCAGCCTAATATTATTGTTGTATTGACAGATGATATGGGATATGCAGACATTGGTGCTTATGGAAATCCTGTTATTAAAACGCCATTTTTAGACCGGATGTCAAGAAATGGGTTAATGGCCACTAATTATGTTGTCAGCAGTCCCACTTGTACCCCTTCCAGGGCCTCTTTGCTTACTGGCCGTTATTCGTCCCGTTATGATTTACCATGGCCTATAGCGCCGGGATCTAAGCAAGGGTTACCAGATGATGAAGTAACAATTGCAGAAATGTTGAAATCAAACGGTTATAATACCGGGATGGTTGGAAAGTGGCATTTGGGAGATCAGAAAGCTGAGAATAAGCCAAACGGACAAGGATTTGACTTCTATTACGGAATATTATACAGTCACGATTATAAGGCTCCCTATGTAAATACGGACATTCCGATTAGAATGTTCAGAAATATCAAAGTTGAGATTGAGAAACCTGCAGATTCTCTTCTTACCCGTTTGTATACCAAAGAATCAATTAATTATATAAGACAGCAGAAAAAAGATAAACCGTTTTTCTTGTATCTGGCGCACAATATGCCGCATTTACCTGTGTATTATGCTGCACAGTCTTCTGCCTTGAAAAATAAAAAAGGCGGGGCACTTGGTGCTGTAATTACTGAAATGGATGAAGGCCTGGCTGCGATATGGAAAGTATTGGAAGAAAAAGGTATGGCAGATAATACGATTTTTGTGTTTTCCAGTGACAACGGACCTTGGACGAATTTTCCTGAAAGAATGGAAGGGGATGGTGTAACTATCGCTTCTCATGTAGGAAGTGCAGGAGTTTTCAGAGGTTCTAAAGCCTGGTCGTATGAGGGTGGAGCCCGCGTTCCGTTTATTGTATATTGGAAAAATAAGATTAAACCCGGGACCGTTTTAACGAGCGCGATAAGCAATCTGGATTTATTACCGACGATTGCCAAGTGGACCAACAGTCCCTTACCAACGAATAGAGAACTGGACGGACAGGATATCAGTCAGCTTTTAGAAAGTAAAGTAAAAGAATCTGCTTACAGCCATCGTCCAATATTTATTGTAAATGGAAGTACAAAGCCTGAGGCGGTAAAATATGGCAACTGGAAGTACAGAGAAGTTCCGGATCTTAAGCATCCCCGAACGGGAGCTATAGTACCAGCCACTACAGAACTTTTTAATCTGGATGAAGATCCAAAAGAAAGTGTAAACCTAATCACCAAATATCCCGAAAAAGTAAAAGAAATGAAACAGATATTTGACAGTTTTAAGGCGGTTGGGAAATAA
- a CDS encoding quinone oxidoreductase family protein has protein sequence MKAAVVLSKGARPAYVEDFAEPVVQNENEVLIHVKASAVKNLDKMRASGKHYSVQNETFIAKVVGGDGVGILEDGTRIYGIGASGMIAEKAIIEKDKIVKLPDGISDETAAALPNAVMGSAMALRFRASLQKNETVLINGATGVTGKIAVQIAKHYGAKKVVVTGRNEETLKELLALGADDIIVLKQDDDAIISQIKVLHQQSPFDVVIDYLWGHSAELILSAIKGNGGFSHRTRYVTVGGMIDDNMTLSSSILRSTDIQISGSGLGSWTPDEMKLLIHEILPEMFQLAADGKLKCDTVSVMINEIEKAWDMNIDGGKRLVVIIGS, from the coding sequence ATGAAAGCAGCAGTTGTATTATCAAAAGGAGCACGCCCTGCATATGTAGAAGACTTTGCAGAGCCTGTAGTACAAAATGAAAACGAGGTATTGATTCACGTAAAGGCATCGGCAGTTAAGAATCTCGACAAAATGCGCGCAAGTGGGAAGCACTATTCTGTACAAAATGAAACCTTTATTGCAAAAGTAGTAGGCGGAGACGGTGTAGGAATACTTGAAGACGGAACACGCATATATGGAATTGGTGCAAGCGGAATGATTGCAGAAAAAGCAATTATTGAAAAAGATAAAATAGTAAAATTACCCGACGGAATCAGTGACGAAACAGCCGCAGCTCTTCCTAATGCTGTAATGGGATCGGCAATGGCTTTACGCTTCAGAGCCAGCTTACAAAAAAATGAAACCGTTTTAATAAATGGTGCCACAGGTGTTACCGGAAAAATTGCGGTACAAATAGCAAAACATTATGGCGCAAAGAAAGTTGTTGTCACTGGCCGGAATGAGGAAACACTAAAAGAATTATTAGCCTTGGGTGCTGATGATATTATTGTACTTAAACAGGACGATGATGCCATCATCTCACAAATAAAAGTTTTGCATCAACAAAGTCCATTCGACGTTGTAATTGATTATTTATGGGGACATAGTGCTGAATTAATTTTATCTGCAATAAAAGGGAATGGAGGTTTTTCTCATAGAACACGCTATGTAACTGTTGGCGGTATGATAGATGATAATATGACGCTATCATCCTCTATTCTGCGCAGTACCGATATACAGATCTCAGGTTCAGGTTTAGGAAGCTGGACACCAGACGAAATGAAATTACTAATTCATGAAATACTTCCCGAAATGTTTCAGCTGGCAGCTGATGGCAAATTAAAATGTGATACTGTAAGTGTTATGATTAATGAGATCGAAAAAGCATGGGATATGAATATTGATGGTGGAAAGCGTTTAGTGGTTATAATTGGCTCTTAA
- a CDS encoding XAC2610-related protein: MDKIILLVSFFIITGRLTAQTVYTGFIGESPVEMVIDSDSGTADAVYAYTNYDEPIRLNNGIIKNGRLIFNEKEGKLTKAVLTFENFTTDKNTITGVWKNLKTKNELKITLTKKYAVENGENIQWADRELLQPESTKDKYFKVVLSKEKDGYYPTITAVKVYEKRTDKLLQKIDVECSFLGLDNINIEDYNFDGTEDFSIFEASYAGPNTSRIYYLYNKATQQYYESGFSGVSLEFDQKKKRIYERNQCCAGTIVTTAEYKVVKDNMVLLNQHCYRWDDRKQKLVEKAIKACQ, encoded by the coding sequence ATGGATAAAATAATACTTTTAGTTTCTTTCTTTATTATCACAGGCAGGTTAACTGCACAAACCGTGTATACCGGATTTATTGGTGAATCTCCTGTCGAAATGGTAATAGATTCAGATTCAGGCACGGCAGATGCTGTTTATGCCTACACCAATTACGATGAACCTATCCGGCTAAATAATGGTATTATTAAAAACGGAAGACTCATTTTCAACGAAAAAGAAGGGAAACTGACAAAGGCCGTACTGACATTTGAAAATTTTACAACTGATAAAAATACGATAACAGGTGTATGGAAAAACTTGAAAACAAAAAATGAGTTAAAAATTACGTTAACTAAAAAATACGCTGTTGAAAATGGCGAAAATATACAGTGGGCGGACAGAGAATTATTACAACCCGAATCTACAAAGGATAAATACTTTAAAGTTGTCCTTTCAAAAGAAAAGGACGGATATTACCCCACAATTACTGCTGTAAAAGTATATGAGAAACGAACTGATAAACTACTACAAAAAATTGATGTGGAATGCTCATTTTTAGGACTGGATAATATCAATATCGAGGATTATAACTTCGATGGTACCGAAGACTTTTCTATATTCGAAGCCAGCTATGCAGGTCCCAATACCTCACGGATCTACTACCTGTACAACAAAGCCACACAACAATATTATGAAAGTGGTTTTAGCGGAGTTTCTTTAGAGTTCGACCAGAAGAAAAAAAGAATATATGAAAGGAATCAGTGCTGTGCAGGAACTATCGTAACAACAGCCGAATATAAAGTTGTAAAAGATAATATGGTTTTACTTAACCAGCATTGTTATCGTTGGGATGACAGAAAACAAAAACTGGTAGAAAAAGCAATAAAAGCATGTCAGTAG
- a CDS encoding SusC/RagA family TonB-linked outer membrane protein: protein MIRKYTPVLFLFSFSIVHASYDDLKTIQTSNKTTDERISEAQNKLKKHLFHTSVQNTYTVHALSVPRLYRDTIVKPNKKTSDAKDIQEVTLVKSKNINDIDIRKIAGSITTIDMKKFEGRSEMDLMRMLQGIVPGLYIEYNGILGTRPKIEIRGTQSFSGQARANEPLFVLDGMIISSDTFLTLNPMDFSTIKVLKDAAASALYGIKAANGVIEITSKKGYKGKPILSLNIKQGITTRGPRGVEMMNSAEKLELERRLKAPLMPGYINSEEYIRESYAHSPNLDALIQNGKRNLDSLKAINTDWFKELIRPNQFSSYNLSVRGGTDKNAYYYSLNYGNRGGKLPGNDINNITARANIDYIVTPKLSISLNTSAGISKTNTQNGTKEDPSALAYALNPYETRLSEKNGKKKDLISYPDYAFSDLMNQYMRRETSNRVSSSLIFNWKLLNDLTISGVTGADYVTNENKTVIPPEAASERQYSEDEKGSLTEEKATEFIYSSNIRATYAKKFGDHDITLGANIDYVLNRRKVVGINGYGIPSGMASVPVINQSLEGNRKTTAFGGNTKNIQLGFGAAFGYSYRNIYDLYASYKRDGSSLLPSDKRWNTAWSAGFGWRLKEYEFLKNSKFISDLKLRASMGITASMAGITIGDIVPTYKYNNLFYGSGRLLPSQQLSNRNLNPQQSHSYNAGLDIGILKRFTLTTNFYKILNKQALLDVEIAPSNGFTSYKKNIGVLENKGIEVMLSGDIIRGSNFQWNSAFTFSANFNKVKQLYGTDKIYQNGEALIPSYEVGQPLGMIYGLQSLGIYPLDGTYRYKAKDGRELTYRDKGLLTRADFINLGYSTPPYNGMFSNVITYKNLSLAFDLYYALKGVKQYSTSFVRDRSDIRYNAFKGQLEQMWFNEGDEGKIYPSANRPSGAAEMEKLFATTDSVYRSDFISLNNIQLTYTVDTNVIRELSKTLRSFSLSLQAENICTWYFVKNRNTINDIKQPVFTLSLNVSF from the coding sequence ATGATACGAAAGTATACTCCTGTACTATTCCTTTTTTCTTTTTCTATTGTACATGCAAGTTATGATGATCTGAAAACAATACAGACCTCTAACAAAACAACCGATGAGAGAATCTCGGAAGCGCAAAATAAACTAAAAAAACATTTATTTCATACCAGTGTACAAAATACTTATACTGTGCATGCCTTATCTGTTCCTCGCCTATATAGGGATACTATTGTAAAACCTAATAAGAAAACAAGTGATGCAAAAGATATCCAGGAAGTTACCTTGGTAAAAAGTAAAAACATCAACGACATCGATATCCGGAAAATAGCGGGCTCTATTACCACTATCGATATGAAAAAATTTGAAGGCCGTTCGGAAATGGATCTTATGCGAATGTTACAGGGTATTGTCCCTGGTCTTTATATAGAATACAATGGTATACTGGGGACCAGACCCAAAATCGAGATCCGCGGAACACAGTCATTCTCTGGTCAGGCAAGAGCAAACGAGCCATTATTTGTACTGGACGGGATGATTATCTCTTCCGATACATTTCTGACACTAAATCCAATGGATTTCTCAACCATTAAAGTTCTAAAAGATGCTGCTGCGTCTGCTTTATATGGTATAAAAGCGGCCAATGGTGTTATAGAAATTACGTCCAAAAAAGGATATAAAGGTAAACCCATTCTAAGTCTCAATATCAAACAGGGAATTACGACAAGAGGCCCCAGAGGTGTTGAAATGATGAACTCGGCTGAAAAACTGGAATTGGAAAGACGGCTGAAAGCACCATTGATGCCAGGATACATCAATTCTGAAGAATATATAAGAGAGAGTTATGCCCATTCACCTAATCTGGATGCTCTGATCCAGAATGGCAAGAGAAATCTGGATTCTTTAAAAGCAATTAATACCGACTGGTTCAAGGAACTGATAAGACCCAATCAGTTTAGTTCCTATAACCTCAGTGTAAGAGGTGGTACTGATAAAAATGCTTATTACTACTCATTAAACTATGGTAACCGTGGTGGTAAATTACCTGGAAATGACATCAATAATATTACTGCAAGGGCAAACATAGATTATATTGTCACACCCAAATTGAGTATATCCCTGAACACCTCAGCCGGAATTTCTAAAACAAACACTCAGAACGGAACCAAAGAAGATCCTTCAGCTCTTGCCTATGCTTTAAATCCTTATGAAACCAGATTATCAGAAAAAAATGGCAAAAAAAAAGATCTGATCTCGTATCCTGATTATGCATTCAGTGATCTCATGAATCAGTATATGCGCCGTGAAACCTCTAACAGGGTAAGCAGTTCCCTAATTTTTAACTGGAAGCTCCTGAATGATCTTACGATTTCTGGTGTTACAGGGGCAGACTATGTAACCAACGAAAATAAAACAGTTATTCCGCCCGAAGCAGCTTCTGAACGGCAATATAGTGAAGATGAAAAAGGAAGCCTGACTGAAGAAAAGGCTACTGAATTTATTTACTCATCCAACATAAGAGCTACTTATGCCAAGAAATTTGGGGACCATGACATAACTCTGGGAGCGAATATAGATTATGTACTCAACAGAAGAAAAGTAGTAGGTATTAATGGTTACGGAATACCTTCAGGTATGGCTTCTGTTCCTGTTATTAACCAATCTTTGGAAGGCAATCGAAAAACAACAGCTTTCGGTGGCAATACCAAAAACATACAATTAGGCTTTGGTGCTGCATTCGGATATTCTTACCGGAATATCTACGATCTGTATGCCAGCTACAAAAGAGACGGATCCTCCCTCCTTCCCTCTGATAAAAGATGGAATACTGCCTGGTCTGCCGGATTTGGATGGCGACTCAAAGAGTATGAATTTCTGAAAAATTCAAAGTTTATATCCGATCTGAAACTTCGGGCTTCTATGGGAATTACCGCCAGTATGGCTGGCATTACAATAGGAGATATTGTACCGACTTACAAATACAATAATCTTTTTTATGGTTCCGGAAGATTATTACCTTCACAACAGCTATCAAACAGAAATCTGAATCCACAACAATCTCACTCATACAATGCTGGTCTTGATATTGGTATCTTAAAAAGATTTACACTAACCACTAACTTCTATAAAATACTGAATAAACAAGCTTTACTGGATGTAGAAATTGCACCAAGCAATGGCTTTACAAGTTATAAGAAAAACATTGGTGTACTTGAAAACAAAGGAATTGAAGTGATGCTCTCCGGAGATATTATACGTGGTTCCAATTTTCAGTGGAACAGTGCCTTTACATTTTCCGCCAACTTTAATAAAGTAAAACAACTTTACGGAACCGATAAAATTTATCAGAATGGAGAAGCATTGATCCCTTCCTATGAAGTAGGCCAGCCGTTAGGAATGATCTACGGACTGCAGTCTTTGGGTATATATCCTCTGGATGGCACTTACAGATATAAAGCAAAGGATGGAAGAGAATTGACATACAGAGATAAAGGTCTGCTTACCCGTGCAGACTTCATTAATCTGGGATACAGTACGCCTCCGTACAACGGAATGTTTTCCAATGTTATAACTTATAAAAATCTGTCTTTGGCTTTTGATCTTTATTATGCCTTAAAGGGCGTAAAACAATACTCAACCTCATTTGTAAGAGACAGAAGTGATATCCGTTACAATGCCTTTAAAGGTCAGTTGGAGCAAATGTGGTTCAATGAGGGCGATGAAGGAAAGATTTACCCATCGGCTAACAGACCTTCGGGAGCTGCTGAAATGGAAAAGCTCTTTGCCACAACAGACAGTGTATACAGATCCGATTTTATTTCACTCAACAATATCCAGCTTACCTATACTGTGGATACCAACGTAATACGTGAGCTGTCGAAAACTCTACGATCATTTAGCCTTAGCCTTCAGGCAGAAAATATCTGTACCTGGTATTTTGTAAAAAACAGAAATACAATCAATGATATCAAGCAACCTGTCTTCACTCTTAGTTTAAACGTGTCTTTTTAA
- a CDS encoding XAC2610-related protein: MGKIVSILLFISGFSFGQNTEFFSDSKTVIKPGKYKINITQRNDKTKSVVNFELFRKSGNKWSKIQNGSFKKQADLPLFVTTDEDLNNDGYNDLKIFYAQAARGANEIEKLLIFNPKTQKLVEIINSQEYPNLHYNAKRNCITSYMFYGGNATYFLHIKQNRLEGFGKVEFSNDSIYSYRIKNKQEILLKKQAYKSNDGAVFFSNFDPVEE; this comes from the coding sequence ATGGGTAAAATTGTTAGCATATTACTTTTCATTTCCGGTTTTAGTTTTGGCCAGAATACTGAATTCTTTTCTGATTCAAAGACTGTAATAAAACCTGGTAAATACAAAATAAATATTACCCAAAGGAATGATAAAACCAAATCAGTTGTAAACTTTGAGCTGTTTCGGAAATCCGGAAACAAATGGTCCAAAATCCAAAACGGAAGCTTTAAAAAGCAAGCAGATCTTCCGCTGTTTGTAACTACAGATGAAGACCTGAATAATGATGGCTATAATGATTTAAAAATATTCTATGCCCAGGCAGCAAGAGGCGCTAATGAGATTGAAAAACTGTTGATTTTTAATCCAAAAACACAAAAGCTTGTCGAAATTATTAATTCACAGGAGTATCCGAATCTGCATTATAACGCCAAAAGAAATTGCATTACCTCTTATATGTTTTACGGTGGAAATGCCACATACTTCCTGCATATTAAACAAAACAGGCTGGAAGGTTTTGGTAAAGTCGAATTTTCTAATGATAGTATTTATAGCTACAGAATCAAAAACAAGCAGGAGATTTTACTGAAGAAACAAGCCTATAAGTCCAATGATGGTGCTGTGTTCTTCTCCAATTTCGATCCTGTAGAAGAATAA